The window tcatttaaaaattaaaaacattaacaataaaatcatttaaaaaaatttaaaccataaatcaaattaaaagcctgggtgaataaatgtgtcttcagcactttttaaaattttgtcagagatggggaggctcttatttcaacagggagcacatttcaaagtccaggggcagcaacggagaaggaccgttccagagtagccaccaaacgagttggcagcaaccgcagacaaacctctccagatgatcttaacaggtggtggggctcatggtgaagacgacattctcttaaatacccagggcctaagctctttagggctttataggtaatcaccagcaccttatattttgtccggaaacctatcgacagccagtgtagttctttcaacacaggagtaatatggtctctcctagatgacccagagaccaatctggctgctacattctgtaccaactgtagtttccggactacatacaaaggcaaccccacatagagcacattgcagtaatccagcctagagattaccagcgtatgtaccaccattttgaggtcattcatctcaagaaacagatgcagctggcgtatcagccaaaactgacaaaaagcacctctagccactgcctcaatctgggacaccagggagaggttcagatccagaagtacccccagactgcgtacctgttccttccagggagcgtgaccccatccagaaacgGCAGATCAAAgtagtctcccgagttccgacccagcacaataagtgcctccatcttatctggattcagcctcagtttgttatccctcatccagcccattactgcctccaggcaggcatttagagaggttatgccttctcctgatgatattgacatggagaaatagatttgggtgtcatcagcatattgataacaccctgcatcaaatctcctgatgatttctctcagcagtttcatggagatgttaaacaacatcggagacaatatggagccctgagggacaccataggaaagttcagatttggaagaacaacagtctccaagggacaccatctggaatctgcccatgaggtaggaaaAGAACCACTTCAAAGTAGTGCCTACCACCTGCAATCCCCTTAGACGCTTCAGAAGGGatgctatggtcgatagtatcaaaagccaccaagagatccaaaaggatcaacagagtcacactccctctgtccattcccagttggagatcatctatcaggctgaccaaggcaatatCCACCtaatagcctgcccgaaagccagtttgaaatgggtctagataatcagtttcctccaagactgcctggagctgggaggccaccaccttctcaatcatggaagattggagacaggcctatagttgcttaactctgagggatccaaggcaggcttcttcagaagcggtctccttaagacaagggggcatcctgccctccctcagaaaagcatttataatctctaccagaccttctacaatagcctccctgccagacagtataagccatgtcgagcaaggatcaagaggacaggtggtaggccacaccattccaagccacttgtccacatcctcaggagtcacaaactggaattgataTATAGTCGTCATatgagaggagctgctggacacttcGGCATCCGACTCTGTAACAAGTgcggagtttgaatctaagtcggctcAAATACAAGCGATTTACAGTTTCTGAAGCATAACCTACCTGAGCTTTACATATATTCACTTCTTAAGCTATGAATATTTATGACTTGACTACCAAACAGCATAGATGCTTATTTCCCATCTCACAGAGAAACATTAGGTTGCCTGGTAACTATTATCACTTTGCTGCTAGACACTTACAGCCCAtgttcagaagtaagttccattttGTTCAATAGGaattttttctaaaataattgtgcataggattacagccctAGCCTTCAAGCAAGATAGCATCCTTAACAAGTGTACAAAGGGAAATCTTGTCCCCAAACAGTCATAATTTTGCAGTACAACAGGCACATATCCTGCATAACCAACTTTTGCTTTGGATTATGCTCCAAGGTAGAATAAAGGCATTATTGAGCTGCAAGCcagtatgttttaattgttatagcaATCCGTTAGCATGCATGCTGGTTCAGAAATGCATGAATTCCAAAATggaaaatctgatttaaatctgTCTTTGTGATTTAAGTCAAAATCCACTCCAGCAAGTAGTGCATGTGCTGGACAGCACACAGGGTAAGAGCTTTTTGAACATGATGCCAAGTGTATGGAACCCTACCCTAAATGCATAAGGACTTTTCAGTGGTGCTGCAAGAGGCAATAAGCATTTCTAGAAGAAATAATCATCTTTCAATGACGTAGTGTGCTTCAACCCTTTCCACTGGCTCACGTATAGTGGTCCCAGCTGTACTAATTCTTCACATATTTTCCAGCACGCCTCTCAAATTTTCTTTTAGACTCCAGTTTCCCTCTTGGCACAACTGTATACATCTTAGCTGTTCCGATTCATCTGTCACCCATCCCTCTCTTCTGACTTTGCCATTATACTCTCTTAATTTTCTGTCTCAGTGGCTGAAATACTGTGCAATGAGCCATCCAAGAGGGATGAACACTTGCTACTTCCAAGCCAGCCAGGAGCCTGTCTATGCAGCTTCTGGAAGTGGAGGCTGCTCCATGCCTCCAAAGCTGTGCATCATTGCTACGGCTGTTATTcccaatggcagcagcagtgcagcagcgATGACACACAGCTTTGGAGGCATGGGGCAGCCTCCACCTTCAGAAGCTGCACAGACAGGCTCTTGGCTGGCTCGGAAGTAGCAAGTGTGTATCCCTCTTGGATGGGTGGCTCACTGCACAGTATGCCAGGCTTTGTCACTTTGATTTATTTAACTATACTGTCTTTGTGTCCAGCTTATCCATTTCAAAAAGCAAAAAagtgatttacaattaaaacactaaaaccatttaaaacacatcCACTCAAACAATACACACAGAACAGCAACAAAGAACTaagaaacaatataaaatcaCTTCAGCACAGTGCTAAAAGCCTTCTGAAACAGGGACATCTTCAACATCCAATCAAAACTGGAAATAGGGGAAGCCAGCCTAATCTCCTTAGACAGGAAGTTCTACAACTGAGGTGCCATCACAGAAAGGGCCCTGTCTCTGGTACCTAGCAATTGAATTTCTGTCATCTTAAGGGTTTGGTAGGTTCACTGGGAGCAGGTGGTAGTTAGAATAACCTAATCCCAGCACTTTTAATTGAACCTAGAAACATATTGATATCCTTCTAGATAGCCTAGAAGTTATCTTAGTGATCACCTTCTTCTACACAATTCCCACCACATGTTAAGTTCATCTGAGGACGTCCGCCTCCAGTTACcgctggtttgtctggtggtgactcaaaggtgggccctctctgtagctgccccgagGCTGTGGAAAGCACTCCCAGTAGAAATCCATAACCATCCATAACCAgaattcattgttggccttcaggagagctcttaaaacctatctgtttggcctggccttccagggtttttaatttgttgtaaacaaaatttaattgctgtaaatgttcagcctggttctccaggattcttaactgtttaaatgttttaattgttaattagtttttatgctgtttttatagttttgtttttaattgttaatctatataattatttctcttagccgCCCACCATGGGGATGTGTGTCTTCAgggcggaactctcgcaacacgTTGCGAGAGTTCCCAGCAAAGACGGAAGTAAGGACAGAGAAATTGGGGCCCGATTGGGAAGGAGCTGCATGAGGGAAGCAGTGAGCCCGGACGTgatggggaggcggcggcggtttCGGGCCCGGCTGCATGGcgaggtggcagcagggtgaggaggcggctgggccaccaggaagaggagacgGCCCAAGAGGGGACAGGACGGCtttaaagccagccagaaaccgcgggcaggggggagaaggacCAGCCTGGGCGGGAAATGCTGGCCAAAAAtaccgcacagatgttctgtgcgggggtTGCcttgttgattttaattgttttatttcgatgtaaaccgtcctgagccatttttggaagggcggtatataaataaaataaaataaaataaaataaaataaaataaaataaaataaaataaaataaaataaaatatagtggAAGCCAATGAAGTTTGAACAGAACTGTGCATATTCTAGCCAACTCATTCCCACCAACATTTTGGCAGCTGTGTTTTATACCATCTGAAATTTCTAAATTGTCTTTAAAGGCAGACCCACAAAGAGTACCATATTATTTACACACTTCTTACACTGTTGACTATTTGTGATTTCTTTGCACTCCTTCAACATTTACAAGATGAACTGGAGGGGAAAACACTGAAGTTATTGCAGAAAATGCTGTTGTCATTCAAGTACCCTCTGGTGGTCACCTTCAGCACACTAGGAGAAATGATGGTCACTTTCCCCAAGATGCTGTCCAAAGCCATGAGAACTCGGCAAAATGTTTAATGTAATAAATGGCTACCCAGTTATGACTTGCGGTTATGCCATCCCCAAAAAATACAGAAGCAACAGTATTGAAGAATAGGAATGCCATACCTGTACAAAGCAGAATCTTTCCTTTAGTTAAGTATTTTATAGTCTCTGCTGTTTTTCTGAGACACTCTTCAGAGAGGTAGGGTGGATCTGCTAGGACTATGTCAAAACTGTGTGCTGTGAGGTTGGCTGGGAGATTCAAGGGATTGTTGTAATCATAGAAAACATATTCCGTTCCATACACAGAGAATCTTTGGTCGTATTCCAATATACATGCTGAAAAATCTTTGCTAGCCTGCTCTTTCAATTTTTGATAAATGCTGGGAGCACTAACACATGCTATCCTGAAAAGATAAAGAAACCACAGAAGAAGTTCAGAAGAATGTTACAGATGTGGAGGATTTAAATCAGAACTTGTCCCAAGCATCAACATTTAGATTTTTGTTGTTGATACTTTTAAGCAATTATAGAAACACAAAGAATGATTTTTAAGGCATATAAACACTAACTTACAATCACCAGATTTACATATTCAAGTAACTTCAGCAGCTTTCTACTCAAAACACACAGACTCTACAAAACTTAGTGGATTATACTTCCCGTATGAAAGAGGTTTAATGCCCATGACCATCTGTCccaagttatattttagaatcaGACAAAGCATGGCTTTCTGAGCTCGTCTCACATGAAATACAAATaatttttggttttcttttccaGATATTCGTAATGACATCTCACCTGCCTGCACTATGACTATACAAGTATTGTGCTTTCCTGTGCTCTTAGAAATGTTGTTCCCACCACCCTTACAAAGACAGCTCAAATGTTGAGTTTTCATTCAGCAAAAGCTGGTGATCAGCTACTAAAAATGTATATCAATAAGATTGTGCCAGGACATAGGAACTAGAAAAATTTTGTCTTCCAAATTGCTCAAGCAAGGAAGGGACtataattaaaaatgtaaatgacTTTTTTTGTTTTACACAAAGTATTAACCATATTcactattaattttttttttaaaaaagtaaaagtaGCCTTAAAAATGAACAGGGGTTCTTCACATCATTTGTAAAAGCACCCTTCCTCAGTTCTTGTACACATAAGTTCTGCACGTGGCCTCTGGCAAGTGACTATCATGCTCAGTCCCTTGtctgtaaaatggaaatattGGTTCCTTCAttagtaaagtgtgctgccaagtcgatttcaactcctggcgctcacagagccctgtggttttctttggtagactacaggagggatttactattgcctcctccctgcAGTATGCAGGTTACTGTGAGGATGAGGCAAAGACCAGCAGCACCTCAGTGATTCATGCTTTCTATTTGGCAGGTCTGCACTTCAGCCACAAGAACTCAAGTGTAGCTCCATACTACCAAAATGCTGATAC of the Hemicordylus capensis ecotype Gifberg chromosome 3, rHemCap1.1.pri, whole genome shotgun sequence genome contains:
- the EEF1AKMT1 gene encoding EEF1A lysine methyltransferase 1 isoform X5; its protein translation is MSDSDDDMPQLSSQALAALQEFYNEQQQREDSKTTAKINNYSLGSIEENWQLSQFWYDTDTALCLADEAIRAAGKGGRIACVSAPSIYQKLKEQASKDFSACILEYDQRFSVYGTEYVFYDYNNPLNLPANLTAHSFDIVLADPPYLSEECLRKTAETIKYLTKGKILLCTEFLQLIRRV